A stretch of Episyrphus balteatus chromosome 2, idEpiBalt1.1, whole genome shotgun sequence DNA encodes these proteins:
- the LOC129910668 gene encoding uncharacterized protein LOC129910668 isoform X2 produces the protein MSFVNMPPPPPPKPNKMNGNRSVNGSTNSLCEIQNGNGRSSCHTPPHTDREQVVMTPKGKTANSTVILIERKLVDEINDRVHVAGGDHTGIIINKDTVNGQKSATIRAQLSLEFRVFLVSANSGKHSQEARTLRFWFRDWLKDEEKQAHIAQDFFRELVSPKEFPRDYVGFIKKIMKLLQRGYDEIQSLEIELRILEETSAPPSRPPRDGYIIYCYGDCNRKFEEALLAQKQTVSMEESQFESPPLTQEKVLELIEQAYPSPITPEDLAKDYGWDEQEVIKVFQSLKSRGLIKSMEYNSYTRIHHEDKEIKVVKQMPTIASNKQPTIAIITAQYCEKLAVDSMLENKETFVRYTTVGESNVYTLGNIGAHRIVSTKLPSVGSTREAMTATGNTTTRLLGTFQKVDYVFIVGVAGGVPHYTDYKKHVRLGDVVISYVDKNRALLGRGANNKAEKPYVYVYSSGEDLKTYFPVNDCLQQIAENLQANMNSKRPWEDYLKDGLKNLSMKTDTDFNRPALNTDKLFMNIGNNEVIEVAHPISGDDVVDGLPRSRLHLGPIGSGRDLVRNDGLRMNFVKNHGLLATDVEMSSVLDSIIGNCRESFILVKGISDYKDGMSTRKWQNFSSLAAASVMKSIICGMDAPTNV, from the exons ATGTCCTTCGTAAATATGCCCCCACCACCACCcccaaaaccaaacaaaatgaACGGCAATCGTTCTGTGAACGGCAGCACAAACAGTCTTTGTGAAATTCAGAACGGTAATGGTCGTAGTTCTTGTCACACTCCACCACATACGGACAGAGAACAAGTCGTGATGACTCCCAAAGGCAAAACAGCAAATAGTACAGTAATTTTGATTGAAAGAAAATTAGTGGACGAGATCAATGACAGAGTTCATGTGGCTGGAGGAGATCACACTGGAATTATTATCAATAAGGACACAGTAAATGGCCAAAAAAGTGCAACAATTCGGGCTCAGCTTTCGTTAGAGTTTCGTGTATTTCTGGTCAGTGCAAATAGTGGAAAACATTCCCAGGAAGCCAGAACTTTGAGATTTTGGTTCCGTGATTGGCTGAAGGATGAAGAGAAACAAGCACATATTGCTCAAGATTTCTTCAGAGAATTGGTCAGTCCAAAAGAATTTCCAAGAG ATTATGTGGGTTTTATCAAGAAGATTATGAAGCTACTTCAACGTGGATACGATGAAATACAATCACTCGAGATTGAACTGAGAATACTTGAAGAAACCTCAGCACCTCCATCAAGACCAc caAGAGATGGTTACATTATCTATTGTTATGGTGATTGCAATCGAAAATTTGAAGAAGCCCTTCTGGCACAAAAACAAACAG TGTCCATGGAAGAGTCACAATTCGAATCGCCACCACTGACACAGGAAAAGGTTCTTGAACTGATTGAGCAAGCTTATCCAAGTCCCATTACCCCAGAAGATTTGGCTAA ggATTATGGATGGGATGAACAAGAAGTTATTAAAGTATTCCAATCACTTAAGAGTCGTGGACTCATTAAATCTATGGAATATAATTCATACACAAGAATACATCATGAAGATAAAGAAATTAAG GTCGTTAAACAAATGCCAACAATTGCTTCCAATAAGCAGCCAACAATTGCTATTATTACTGCCCAATACTGTGAAAAATTGGCTGTTGATTCCATGTTGGAAAATAAAGAAACATTTGTACGTTATACAACTGTAG GTGAGTCAAACGTCTACACTCTGGGTAACATTGGTGCACATCGGATTGTTAGCACAAAACTTCCATCTGTCGGTAGTACTCGGGAAGCAATGACTGCCACTGGGAATACAACAACCAGACTTTTGGGTACATTCCAGAAAGTTGATTACGTTTTTATCGTTGGTGTAGCGGGTGGTGTTCCACATTACACAGATTACAAAAAACACGTCCGGTTGGGGGATGTTGTCATATCATATGTTGACAAAAATAGGGCGCTATTGGGAAG aGGTGCAAATAACAAAGCTGAAAAGCCTTATGTCTACGTCTATAGTAGTGGCGAAGATCTAAAAACTTATTTCCCTGTGAACGATTGTCTACAACAAATCGCAGAGAACCTACAAgcaaatatgaatagcaaacgCCCATGGGAAGATTACCTTAAGGACGGTCTCAAGAATCTTTCCATGAAAACTGATACAGATTTCAATAGACCAGCCTTAAATACAGATAAGCTTTTCATGAATATTGGCAATAATGAAGTTATCGAAGTTGCCCACCCGATATCTGGAGATGATGTCGTCGATGGTCTGCCAAGATCGCGTTTACATTTGGGACCAATTGGTTCAGGGCGCGATTTGGTCCGAAATGATGGCCTACGtatgaattttgtcaaaaaccaTGGTCTTCTGGCGACTGATGTTGAAATGAGTTCGGTGCTCGACAGTATTATTGGAAACTGCAGGGAAAGTTTCATTTTAGTTAAAG gcaTATCTGATTACAAAGACGGAATGTCAACGCGCAAATGGCAAAACTTTTCATCTCTTGCTGCTGCTTCTGTGATGAAGTCTATCATTTGTGGAATGGATGCACCtacaaatgtttaa
- the LOC129910668 gene encoding uncharacterized protein LOC129910668 isoform X4 codes for MSFVNMPPPPPPKPNKMNGNRSVNGSTNSLCEIQNGNGRSSCHTPPHTDREQVVMTPKGKTANSTVILIERKLVDEINDRVHVAGGDHTGIIINKDTVNGQKSATIRAQLSLEFRVFLVSANSGKHSQEARTLRFWFRDWLKDEEKQAHIAQDFFRELVSPKEFPRDYVGFIKKIMKLLQRGYDEIQSLEIELRILEETSAPPSRPLSMEESQFESPPLTQEKVLELIEQAYPSPITPEDLAKDYGWDEQEVIKVFQSLKSRGLIKSMEYNSYTRIHHEDKEIKVVKQMPTIASNKQPTIAIITAQYCEKLAVDSMLENKETFVRYTTVGESNVYTLGNIGAHRIVSTKLPSVGSTREAMTATGNTTTRLLGTFQKVDYVFIVGVAGGVPHYTDYKKHVRLGDVVISYVDKNRALLGRGANNKAEKPYVYVYSSGEDLKTYFPVNDCLQQIAENLQANMNSKRPWEDYLKDGLKNLSMKTDTDFNRPALNTDKLFMNIGNNEVIEVAHPISGDDVVDGLPRSRLHLGPIGSGRDLVRNDGLRMNFVKNHGLLATDVEMSSVLDSIIGNCRESFILVKGISDYKDGMSTRKWQNFSSLAAASVMKSIICGMDAPTNV; via the exons ATGTCCTTCGTAAATATGCCCCCACCACCACCcccaaaaccaaacaaaatgaACGGCAATCGTTCTGTGAACGGCAGCACAAACAGTCTTTGTGAAATTCAGAACGGTAATGGTCGTAGTTCTTGTCACACTCCACCACATACGGACAGAGAACAAGTCGTGATGACTCCCAAAGGCAAAACAGCAAATAGTACAGTAATTTTGATTGAAAGAAAATTAGTGGACGAGATCAATGACAGAGTTCATGTGGCTGGAGGAGATCACACTGGAATTATTATCAATAAGGACACAGTAAATGGCCAAAAAAGTGCAACAATTCGGGCTCAGCTTTCGTTAGAGTTTCGTGTATTTCTGGTCAGTGCAAATAGTGGAAAACATTCCCAGGAAGCCAGAACTTTGAGATTTTGGTTCCGTGATTGGCTGAAGGATGAAGAGAAACAAGCACATATTGCTCAAGATTTCTTCAGAGAATTGGTCAGTCCAAAAGAATTTCCAAGAG ATTATGTGGGTTTTATCAAGAAGATTATGAAGCTACTTCAACGTGGATACGATGAAATACAATCACTCGAGATTGAACTGAGAATACTTGAAGAAACCTCAGCACCTCCATCAAGACCAc TGTCCATGGAAGAGTCACAATTCGAATCGCCACCACTGACACAGGAAAAGGTTCTTGAACTGATTGAGCAAGCTTATCCAAGTCCCATTACCCCAGAAGATTTGGCTAA ggATTATGGATGGGATGAACAAGAAGTTATTAAAGTATTCCAATCACTTAAGAGTCGTGGACTCATTAAATCTATGGAATATAATTCATACACAAGAATACATCATGAAGATAAAGAAATTAAG GTCGTTAAACAAATGCCAACAATTGCTTCCAATAAGCAGCCAACAATTGCTATTATTACTGCCCAATACTGTGAAAAATTGGCTGTTGATTCCATGTTGGAAAATAAAGAAACATTTGTACGTTATACAACTGTAG GTGAGTCAAACGTCTACACTCTGGGTAACATTGGTGCACATCGGATTGTTAGCACAAAACTTCCATCTGTCGGTAGTACTCGGGAAGCAATGACTGCCACTGGGAATACAACAACCAGACTTTTGGGTACATTCCAGAAAGTTGATTACGTTTTTATCGTTGGTGTAGCGGGTGGTGTTCCACATTACACAGATTACAAAAAACACGTCCGGTTGGGGGATGTTGTCATATCATATGTTGACAAAAATAGGGCGCTATTGGGAAG aGGTGCAAATAACAAAGCTGAAAAGCCTTATGTCTACGTCTATAGTAGTGGCGAAGATCTAAAAACTTATTTCCCTGTGAACGATTGTCTACAACAAATCGCAGAGAACCTACAAgcaaatatgaatagcaaacgCCCATGGGAAGATTACCTTAAGGACGGTCTCAAGAATCTTTCCATGAAAACTGATACAGATTTCAATAGACCAGCCTTAAATACAGATAAGCTTTTCATGAATATTGGCAATAATGAAGTTATCGAAGTTGCCCACCCGATATCTGGAGATGATGTCGTCGATGGTCTGCCAAGATCGCGTTTACATTTGGGACCAATTGGTTCAGGGCGCGATTTGGTCCGAAATGATGGCCTACGtatgaattttgtcaaaaaccaTGGTCTTCTGGCGACTGATGTTGAAATGAGTTCGGTGCTCGACAGTATTATTGGAAACTGCAGGGAAAGTTTCATTTTAGTTAAAG gcaTATCTGATTACAAAGACGGAATGTCAACGCGCAAATGGCAAAACTTTTCATCTCTTGCTGCTGCTTCTGTGATGAAGTCTATCATTTGTGGAATGGATGCACCtacaaatgtttaa
- the LOC129910668 gene encoding uncharacterized protein LOC129910668 isoform X3 — protein sequence MSFVNMPPPPPPKPNKMNGNRSVNGSTNSLCEIQNGNGRSSCHTPPHTDREQVVMTPKGKTANSTVILIERKLVDEINDRVHVAGGDHTGIIINKDTVNGQKSATIRAQLSLEFRVFLVSANSGKHSQEARTLRFWFRDWLKDEEKQAHIAQDFFRELVSPKEFPRDYVGFIKKIMKLLQRGYDEIQSLEIELRILEETSAPPSRPLSMEESQFESPPLTQEKVLELIEQAYPSPITPEDLAKDYGWDEQEVIKVFQSLKSRGLIKSMEYNSYTRIHHEDKEIKVVKQMPTIASNKQPTIAIITAQYCEKLAVDSMLENKETFVRYTTVDLDPKTVNSLKKIKKKRRFGESNVYTLGNIGAHRIVSTKLPSVGSTREAMTATGNTTTRLLGTFQKVDYVFIVGVAGGVPHYTDYKKHVRLGDVVISYVDKNRALLGRGANNKAEKPYVYVYSSGEDLKTYFPVNDCLQQIAENLQANMNSKRPWEDYLKDGLKNLSMKTDTDFNRPALNTDKLFMNIGNNEVIEVAHPISGDDVVDGLPRSRLHLGPIGSGRDLVRNDGLRMNFVKNHGLLATDVEMSSVLDSIIGNCRESFILVKGISDYKDGMSTRKWQNFSSLAAASVMKSIICGMDAPTNV from the exons ATGTCCTTCGTAAATATGCCCCCACCACCACCcccaaaaccaaacaaaatgaACGGCAATCGTTCTGTGAACGGCAGCACAAACAGTCTTTGTGAAATTCAGAACGGTAATGGTCGTAGTTCTTGTCACACTCCACCACATACGGACAGAGAACAAGTCGTGATGACTCCCAAAGGCAAAACAGCAAATAGTACAGTAATTTTGATTGAAAGAAAATTAGTGGACGAGATCAATGACAGAGTTCATGTGGCTGGAGGAGATCACACTGGAATTATTATCAATAAGGACACAGTAAATGGCCAAAAAAGTGCAACAATTCGGGCTCAGCTTTCGTTAGAGTTTCGTGTATTTCTGGTCAGTGCAAATAGTGGAAAACATTCCCAGGAAGCCAGAACTTTGAGATTTTGGTTCCGTGATTGGCTGAAGGATGAAGAGAAACAAGCACATATTGCTCAAGATTTCTTCAGAGAATTGGTCAGTCCAAAAGAATTTCCAAGAG ATTATGTGGGTTTTATCAAGAAGATTATGAAGCTACTTCAACGTGGATACGATGAAATACAATCACTCGAGATTGAACTGAGAATACTTGAAGAAACCTCAGCACCTCCATCAAGACCAc TGTCCATGGAAGAGTCACAATTCGAATCGCCACCACTGACACAGGAAAAGGTTCTTGAACTGATTGAGCAAGCTTATCCAAGTCCCATTACCCCAGAAGATTTGGCTAA ggATTATGGATGGGATGAACAAGAAGTTATTAAAGTATTCCAATCACTTAAGAGTCGTGGACTCATTAAATCTATGGAATATAATTCATACACAAGAATACATCATGAAGATAAAGAAATTAAG GTCGTTAAACAAATGCCAACAATTGCTTCCAATAAGCAGCCAACAATTGCTATTATTACTGCCCAATACTGTGAAAAATTGGCTGTTGATTCCATGTTGGAAAATAAAGAAACATTTGTACGTTATACAACTGTAG ACTTAGACCCCAAAACTGTGAATTcacttaagaaaattaaaaagaaacgaAGATTTG GTGAGTCAAACGTCTACACTCTGGGTAACATTGGTGCACATCGGATTGTTAGCACAAAACTTCCATCTGTCGGTAGTACTCGGGAAGCAATGACTGCCACTGGGAATACAACAACCAGACTTTTGGGTACATTCCAGAAAGTTGATTACGTTTTTATCGTTGGTGTAGCGGGTGGTGTTCCACATTACACAGATTACAAAAAACACGTCCGGTTGGGGGATGTTGTCATATCATATGTTGACAAAAATAGGGCGCTATTGGGAAG aGGTGCAAATAACAAAGCTGAAAAGCCTTATGTCTACGTCTATAGTAGTGGCGAAGATCTAAAAACTTATTTCCCTGTGAACGATTGTCTACAACAAATCGCAGAGAACCTACAAgcaaatatgaatagcaaacgCCCATGGGAAGATTACCTTAAGGACGGTCTCAAGAATCTTTCCATGAAAACTGATACAGATTTCAATAGACCAGCCTTAAATACAGATAAGCTTTTCATGAATATTGGCAATAATGAAGTTATCGAAGTTGCCCACCCGATATCTGGAGATGATGTCGTCGATGGTCTGCCAAGATCGCGTTTACATTTGGGACCAATTGGTTCAGGGCGCGATTTGGTCCGAAATGATGGCCTACGtatgaattttgtcaaaaaccaTGGTCTTCTGGCGACTGATGTTGAAATGAGTTCGGTGCTCGACAGTATTATTGGAAACTGCAGGGAAAGTTTCATTTTAGTTAAAG gcaTATCTGATTACAAAGACGGAATGTCAACGCGCAAATGGCAAAACTTTTCATCTCTTGCTGCTGCTTCTGTGATGAAGTCTATCATTTGTGGAATGGATGCACCtacaaatgtttaa
- the LOC129910668 gene encoding uncharacterized protein LOC129910668 isoform X1, with translation MSFVNMPPPPPPKPNKMNGNRSVNGSTNSLCEIQNGNGRSSCHTPPHTDREQVVMTPKGKTANSTVILIERKLVDEINDRVHVAGGDHTGIIINKDTVNGQKSATIRAQLSLEFRVFLVSANSGKHSQEARTLRFWFRDWLKDEEKQAHIAQDFFRELVSPKEFPRDYVGFIKKIMKLLQRGYDEIQSLEIELRILEETSAPPSRPPRDGYIIYCYGDCNRKFEEALLAQKQTVSMEESQFESPPLTQEKVLELIEQAYPSPITPEDLAKDYGWDEQEVIKVFQSLKSRGLIKSMEYNSYTRIHHEDKEIKVVKQMPTIASNKQPTIAIITAQYCEKLAVDSMLENKETFVRYTTVDLDPKTVNSLKKIKKKRRFGESNVYTLGNIGAHRIVSTKLPSVGSTREAMTATGNTTTRLLGTFQKVDYVFIVGVAGGVPHYTDYKKHVRLGDVVISYVDKNRALLGRGANNKAEKPYVYVYSSGEDLKTYFPVNDCLQQIAENLQANMNSKRPWEDYLKDGLKNLSMKTDTDFNRPALNTDKLFMNIGNNEVIEVAHPISGDDVVDGLPRSRLHLGPIGSGRDLVRNDGLRMNFVKNHGLLATDVEMSSVLDSIIGNCRESFILVKGISDYKDGMSTRKWQNFSSLAAASVMKSIICGMDAPTNV, from the exons ATGTCCTTCGTAAATATGCCCCCACCACCACCcccaaaaccaaacaaaatgaACGGCAATCGTTCTGTGAACGGCAGCACAAACAGTCTTTGTGAAATTCAGAACGGTAATGGTCGTAGTTCTTGTCACACTCCACCACATACGGACAGAGAACAAGTCGTGATGACTCCCAAAGGCAAAACAGCAAATAGTACAGTAATTTTGATTGAAAGAAAATTAGTGGACGAGATCAATGACAGAGTTCATGTGGCTGGAGGAGATCACACTGGAATTATTATCAATAAGGACACAGTAAATGGCCAAAAAAGTGCAACAATTCGGGCTCAGCTTTCGTTAGAGTTTCGTGTATTTCTGGTCAGTGCAAATAGTGGAAAACATTCCCAGGAAGCCAGAACTTTGAGATTTTGGTTCCGTGATTGGCTGAAGGATGAAGAGAAACAAGCACATATTGCTCAAGATTTCTTCAGAGAATTGGTCAGTCCAAAAGAATTTCCAAGAG ATTATGTGGGTTTTATCAAGAAGATTATGAAGCTACTTCAACGTGGATACGATGAAATACAATCACTCGAGATTGAACTGAGAATACTTGAAGAAACCTCAGCACCTCCATCAAGACCAc caAGAGATGGTTACATTATCTATTGTTATGGTGATTGCAATCGAAAATTTGAAGAAGCCCTTCTGGCACAAAAACAAACAG TGTCCATGGAAGAGTCACAATTCGAATCGCCACCACTGACACAGGAAAAGGTTCTTGAACTGATTGAGCAAGCTTATCCAAGTCCCATTACCCCAGAAGATTTGGCTAA ggATTATGGATGGGATGAACAAGAAGTTATTAAAGTATTCCAATCACTTAAGAGTCGTGGACTCATTAAATCTATGGAATATAATTCATACACAAGAATACATCATGAAGATAAAGAAATTAAG GTCGTTAAACAAATGCCAACAATTGCTTCCAATAAGCAGCCAACAATTGCTATTATTACTGCCCAATACTGTGAAAAATTGGCTGTTGATTCCATGTTGGAAAATAAAGAAACATTTGTACGTTATACAACTGTAG ACTTAGACCCCAAAACTGTGAATTcacttaagaaaattaaaaagaaacgaAGATTTG GTGAGTCAAACGTCTACACTCTGGGTAACATTGGTGCACATCGGATTGTTAGCACAAAACTTCCATCTGTCGGTAGTACTCGGGAAGCAATGACTGCCACTGGGAATACAACAACCAGACTTTTGGGTACATTCCAGAAAGTTGATTACGTTTTTATCGTTGGTGTAGCGGGTGGTGTTCCACATTACACAGATTACAAAAAACACGTCCGGTTGGGGGATGTTGTCATATCATATGTTGACAAAAATAGGGCGCTATTGGGAAG aGGTGCAAATAACAAAGCTGAAAAGCCTTATGTCTACGTCTATAGTAGTGGCGAAGATCTAAAAACTTATTTCCCTGTGAACGATTGTCTACAACAAATCGCAGAGAACCTACAAgcaaatatgaatagcaaacgCCCATGGGAAGATTACCTTAAGGACGGTCTCAAGAATCTTTCCATGAAAACTGATACAGATTTCAATAGACCAGCCTTAAATACAGATAAGCTTTTCATGAATATTGGCAATAATGAAGTTATCGAAGTTGCCCACCCGATATCTGGAGATGATGTCGTCGATGGTCTGCCAAGATCGCGTTTACATTTGGGACCAATTGGTTCAGGGCGCGATTTGGTCCGAAATGATGGCCTACGtatgaattttgtcaaaaaccaTGGTCTTCTGGCGACTGATGTTGAAATGAGTTCGGTGCTCGACAGTATTATTGGAAACTGCAGGGAAAGTTTCATTTTAGTTAAAG gcaTATCTGATTACAAAGACGGAATGTCAACGCGCAAATGGCAAAACTTTTCATCTCTTGCTGCTGCTTCTGTGATGAAGTCTATCATTTGTGGAATGGATGCACCtacaaatgtttaa